The DNA sequence GGAGTGCCAGAAGCCTATGTGTCGCAGACCGAGCGAGGCCGTAAGTGCCGAAGCGAAGCGTTAAGGTGCTGTTATACGTCGTTATGATTGTTCTAAATTACTTTTTCTTTTTTGAAGGTGACACTGCTAATTTTATATAATTCTGCCGAGCCAGGAATTAATGTGACTTGTTTATCAAATAGGGCAACATTGTTTCCGTTTGATATTGAGCTTTTGTATAGTAATCCTGAATAACTATTTTGATTAAAATATTCGGCTATTGCAATCGTAAACTTATATAAGCTTTTTTTCTCTTCTGGTAAAATAGGCGTATTTATAAAATTTTGCAAATGAGATAAGAAATTGTATGACCATAATTCTTTATCAGAATTACAAAAATTTTCTAATTTGAACGAAGTTAGATCAATAATTTTTAAATTTTTTTTTGTTTTAAATTGGGCGATTGATACATGGTGCCCAGGATGAGGCCTCATTTCTGAAATTACTGTATCTAGGTTTGTCGCTCCATAGAAAATTGAAACTTTATGTTTGTTGAATTTTCCTTGAGTCGCGTTTTTTTGCCGGTGGAGAGTATATTTCATTTCCGTCATATGGAAATTTTTTAAAGCTAGTTGGGTTGGTTCTTGATTTATCATATCCCAATCTAGCTCTAAAGAATAGTTCATCTTTTTTTAAAGTTATTTCGAGTTTTTCTATATAAGGGAAAAGCATAGAATTAAAGATTTTATTAAATTCTGTGTAGGCATTTT is a window from the Leptospira montravelensis genome containing:
- a CDS encoding RES family NAD+ phosphorylase, yielding MKYTLHRQKNATQGKFNKHKVSIFYGATNLDTVISEMRPHPGHHVSIAQFKTKKNLKIIDLTSFKLENFCNSDKELWSYNFLSHLQNFINTPILPEEKKSLYKFTIAIAEYFNQNSYSGLLYKSSISNGNNVALFDKQVTLIPGSAELYKISSVTFKKEKVI